The Gemmatimonadaceae bacterium genome contains a region encoding:
- a CDS encoding zinc dependent phospholipase C family protein, whose amino-acid sequence MRQPLVFLLAALCVAIVLLAATPTAAYAWTPGTHIFLGEAVMRSLTLLPASVAELIAAFPHDFLYGNIAADTSMAKKYAAAGRHCHSWNVGLEIFGHARADRMRAFGLGYLSHLAADVVAHNYFVPHQLAITSTTTALGHSYWESRFDTHIGERYSRRAREVILRDHSASDEHLDRILSPTIFSTPTNRRIFRGMVYVADTESWQRIFHMVSEKSRWDLREQDVSLYMTRAYDYIIDLLNHFERAEPYALDPAGTRALRAAKRVRRAALRRGGDDDEIAREATTHFGLPSSQLAYAKQLAEPLYPPPARDANS is encoded by the coding sequence ATGAGACAGCCGCTCGTCTTCCTGCTCGCCGCTCTCTGCGTCGCGATAGTGTTACTCGCCGCGACGCCCACCGCGGCTTATGCATGGACGCCGGGCACTCACATCTTCCTCGGCGAAGCAGTCATGCGCTCGCTCACGCTCCTGCCTGCGTCGGTCGCCGAGCTCATCGCCGCGTTTCCGCATGATTTTCTTTACGGCAACATTGCGGCTGACACCAGCATGGCCAAGAAGTACGCCGCCGCCGGAAGGCACTGCCACTCGTGGAATGTCGGGCTCGAGATATTCGGGCACGCACGGGCGGATCGAATGCGCGCGTTCGGGCTCGGATACCTGTCGCACCTGGCCGCAGACGTAGTCGCCCACAACTATTTCGTCCCGCACCAGCTGGCGATAACCTCCACTACTACTGCCCTGGGCCACAGCTACTGGGAAAGCCGGTTCGACACGCACATCGGCGAGCGTTACAGTCGCCGCGCGCGCGAGGTGATACTGCGCGATCATTCCGCCTCTGACGAGCACCTCGATCGCATCCTGAGTCCGACCATCTTCAGCACACCCACCAACCGCCGAATCTTTCGCGGAATGGTCTATGTGGCAGACACGGAATCATGGCAGCGAATCTTCCACATGGTTTCGGAAAAGAGCAGATGGGATCTGCGCGAGCAGGATGTCTCGTTGTACATGACCAGGGCGTACGACTACATCATCGATCTCCTGAACCATTTCGAGCGCGCGGAGCCTTACGCTCTCGACCCCGCGGGTACGCGGGCACTAAGAGCCGCGAAGCGCGTGCGGCGCGCGGCGCTCAGACGAGGAGGTGACGACGATGAGATTGCCAGAGAAGCCACAACCCATTTCGGGCTGCCAAGCTCACAGCTCGCCTACGCGAAGCAGCTTGCCGAGCCGCTCTATCCCCCGCCTGCGCGCGACGCCAATAGCTGA